The proteins below are encoded in one region of Candidatus Syntrophosphaera sp.:
- a CDS encoding GNAT family N-acetyltransferase — protein MIGITKHANLHSLESKTTVTALIDFLHTHLDQFRDSKSAIGKAIDYAFSTEAGKGGYVLLGWNGEQLAGAVVMNKTGMDEYIPGWLLVYIAVNSGLRGQGIGSALMREAFDNCDGGIALHVEYDNPAKRLYERLGFTSKYAEMRWQKG, from the coding sequence ATGATCGGCATTACCAAACACGCAAATCTGCACTCCCTGGAAAGCAAAACCACGGTAACCGCCTTAATAGATTTTCTGCACACCCACCTGGACCAGTTCCGGGACAGCAAATCGGCGATCGGCAAAGCCATCGACTATGCCTTCAGCACGGAAGCCGGCAAAGGGGGATATGTCCTCCTGGGCTGGAATGGAGAACAACTGGCCGGAGCTGTGGTGATGAACAAAACAGGCATGGACGAGTACATTCCCGGCTGGCTGCTGGTCTACATCGCTGTAAACTCCGGATTGCGGGGCCAGGGGATCGGCTCGGCCCTGATGCGTGAGGCCTTTGACAACTGTGATGGCGGGATCGCCCTGCACGTGGAATACGACAATCCGGCCAAGCGTCTCTACGAACGGCTGGGCTTCACCAGCAAGTATGCCGAGATGCGCTGGCAAAAAGGATAA
- a CDS encoding pirin family protein encodes MRKLRLIRNAKPTLEGAGVHLHRAFGYGDQQLFDPFLLLDDFRNDDTRMYLPGFPWHPHRGIETITYMLEGSAEHQDSLGNGGTIGKGDVQWMTAGKGIMHQEMPKPNPIGRMYGFQLWANLPAAQKMMRPRYQDITADKIPVVKTDAGAEIKIICGTFQGVKGPAENIVIDPQYYDVFIPPVQKLALPAPQGHTCFIYVYEGEAMIGDQKARNRQTVLFDDGEGVELESGPSGLRFLFLSGKPLNESISWRGSIVMNTLQEIQTAYQELQMGTFLR; translated from the coding sequence ATGCGCAAGCTCAGATTGATTAGAAACGCCAAACCGACCCTCGAGGGCGCCGGAGTGCATTTGCACCGGGCCTTCGGCTATGGCGACCAGCAGCTTTTCGACCCCTTTTTGCTGCTGGATGATTTCCGCAATGACGACACGCGAATGTACCTGCCCGGATTTCCCTGGCACCCCCACCGCGGGATCGAGACCATCACCTACATGCTGGAAGGCAGCGCGGAACACCAGGACAGCCTGGGGAACGGCGGCACGATCGGCAAGGGTGACGTGCAATGGATGACTGCCGGCAAGGGCATCATGCACCAGGAAATGCCCAAGCCCAATCCCATCGGCCGCATGTATGGATTTCAGCTCTGGGCCAACCTGCCCGCAGCTCAGAAAATGATGCGGCCCCGCTATCAGGACATCACGGCGGACAAAATCCCCGTTGTAAAAACCGACGCCGGAGCCGAAATTAAGATCATCTGCGGTACTTTCCAAGGCGTGAAAGGCCCCGCGGAGAACATCGTGATCGACCCCCAATACTACGACGTTTTCATCCCGCCAGTACAAAAGCTGGCCCTGCCAGCGCCCCAAGGCCACACCTGCTTCATCTATGTCTATGAGGGAGAAGCCATGATCGGTGATCAAAAAGCCCGCAACCGCCAGACCGTGCTCTTCGACGACGGCGAGGGAGTGGAGCTGGAATCCGGCCCATCCGGCCTGCGTTTCCTTTTCCTATCCGGAAAGCCGCTCAACGAATCCATCTCCTGGCGCGGCTCCATCGTCATGAACACCCTGCAGGAGATCCAGACCGCCTACCAGGAACTGCAGATGGGCACCTTCCTCCGTTAG
- a CDS encoding alanine racemase — MARMKIHIDRLIENIEKMSELMSQHKKQWSLVVKVLGTDKTVLAKILSNPAILSTHSIAVSQWRSLQIVKEINPELRTMYIKPPAISNVARIIRYADISFNSSFLTIQALSNEAVKQNKTHQIVVMIEMGELREGINREGLIPFYRRVFKLPNIEVIGIGTNLGCMYGIQPTYDKLIQLVLYKQLLEAKFKRNIELVSGASSITIPLLEKGKVPQGMNHFRIGEAAFLGTSPLNDKRVLDLNTGAFTFEANIVELYKKSSQPDGVISDASVGHTADIDTSEEELRYRAILDFGELDVDHANLIPEDPSIQFFGNSSDLTVYDLGENLQNYQTGDVVRFRLKYMAVAKLMYSRFVEKVLV; from the coding sequence ATGGCACGCATGAAGATACACATAGACCGCCTGATCGAAAACATCGAGAAAATGTCGGAACTGATGAGCCAGCACAAGAAACAGTGGTCTTTGGTGGTGAAAGTCCTGGGGACGGACAAAACCGTTCTGGCCAAGATCCTCAGTAATCCCGCCATCCTCAGCACCCATTCGATTGCCGTTTCCCAATGGAGATCGCTGCAGATCGTCAAAGAGATCAATCCGGAACTGCGCACAATGTACATCAAACCGCCAGCGATCTCTAATGTTGCCAGGATCATCCGCTACGCCGATATCTCCTTCAACAGCTCGTTTCTCACGATCCAGGCCCTGAGCAATGAGGCCGTTAAACAAAACAAGACCCATCAGATCGTGGTCATGATAGAGATGGGCGAATTGCGCGAAGGCATCAACCGGGAGGGCTTGATACCATTTTACAGGCGCGTGTTCAAGCTGCCCAACATCGAAGTGATCGGCATCGGAACAAATCTGGGCTGCATGTACGGGATCCAGCCAACCTATGACAAACTGATCCAATTGGTGCTTTACAAACAGTTGCTCGAAGCCAAATTCAAGCGGAACATCGAATTGGTCTCCGGCGCAAGTTCGATCACCATACCCTTGCTGGAAAAGGGCAAGGTGCCGCAGGGCATGAACCACTTCCGGATCGGCGAGGCGGCCTTTTTGGGAACTTCGCCCCTAAACGACAAACGGGTGCTGGACCTGAACACAGGCGCTTTCACCTTTGAAGCCAATATCGTGGAATTATATAAAAAAAGCAGCCAACCCGACGGGGTCATCTCCGATGCCTCTGTTGGCCACACGGCCGATATCGATACTTCGGAAGAGGAACTCAGATACAGGGCCATCCTGGACTTCGGTGAACTGGACGTGGATCACGCCAATCTGATCCCGGAAGACCCCAGTATCCAGTTCTTTGGCAATAGCAGCGATCTGACCGTATACGATCTGGGGGAAAACCTGCAGAATTACCAAACCGGGGATGTGGTGCGCTTCCGGCTGAAATATATGGCCGTCGCCAAATTGATGTATTCCCGCTTTGTGGAGAAAGTGCTGGTCTGA